Sequence from the Uloborus diversus isolate 005 chromosome 8, Udiv.v.3.1, whole genome shotgun sequence genome:
tttctgttacatttctgtccttcaaaagataaatagaaataacattaataaaataaaaataaaaagcatctGCAAGGGTGGAAGGACCATACCACGAAGAGGGACGGACGCATAAACCACCAGAACCAAACTATCTCGCGAACTTGCTTTGTGGTTAACGAGTTGCACTGCCTTCTAATAAACTCATTCAAAAAGAATTTTGAAGActgaatataataaaattaattgctACCCAGAAATTTGCTTATGGCCTTTTTTTTAAGGCAAGGACACACAATTTATTGACAATCTGAAactaaccttttttctttttagtaataTCAAAAAAGTGAGATCAAAATCTTTATCCattctttttcttaatttcagtATGCAAAAGAATACGATAAATGCGTCAAACTACTTCAACAAGAAAGTCAAAACCATTTTCACCAAAGTCAACCTTTCACCGACGTCTATTCTTCTGACACCAAAAGTAATCACAGAAAAAGTGACACTCTAAAGACATCAATTCATCAACAAAATTCCCCTTCTTTTGTTCCAGTTACTACTGATTTATTTAATCAAAGCAACAAGATGCCTAACGAATCATCAGCCTTATATGAGCGTCAGCAAAGTGAGCTACTCTCTGGTCGGAGTAAAAGCCATGCTGGTGTTCCTCATTACCCTTACATTTCCAATCTCAAAGTGCCTTTTAAGACTGATATTCACTCGGCTCCAGTCATAGCCAATCACGAGAAGCCTTTTGTGGATATGTATAAGCAAAATCAATCTAGTCATTCAACTTCGCCCCAGGTTTTTAGTAGCCAAGACTATCAAAATCGTATGATGTTTTCTACTACAAAAGAACATACTATCGAATCGCCTATGATGCCAAAAGCTGAACTGTCCTCTATTCCGAGCACGAAGCAATCCAAAAGACATGCTGTGGAGTTAAGCATCACACCATCATTCCCATTTCAGCAGCAGCAGATTAATGTAGTTAACAATACTGTTTGTGCCACCGCCTCTCATTCTTCGAAACCCGGTCGACATACAACCTCGCTAAACTTTCAGCTCCAACCCCAATCTTCAGATCAGTCGCCTATTGAAATATCAACCATTCCTACTAACATCCAGGATCCTTGCAATTTTCGCGACTTTGGATCTCACGTTCAGATTTCTGTTGGAGCTCAAGGTGCCACATTTACTGCTCTAAGACTTCAAAGGCCACAGTCTGTACCAAATCAACAATCAAAGTTTTCTACGCCACTTTCCCCTGAACACATCTCTTGTTCTACTGCGTCTAGTCAGCCACGTGATTCCAAAGTGTATGTGTTTCCTAGTAAAATTCAGCCAAATTCTGAAAGTActgaaagaaataaatttattaagtcTATTAACCATGGCATTTCCAAACCTTTTCAAGATCCAGCCCATTTGTATGATAAAGATTTTCAGCGCGTACTTAATACAGATTCTGAACGGCGTCCTGTGTATGGTTATCAACTGTCTCAAGAATACGTAGAAGGTAATTTCTTTTactcattaacattttttttatttttgaagtacatcGATTTTTCAATCATCTCCATCTCTCGTTTCCAGGAACGCATTTTAGTGTCAAAAACCAAGAATTTACAAAATGCGTACATTATTAAAAAGTCTTTATAAACTTagttttcattttccattttatgAAGCCTTGTTGCAGTTGTAATGTTGATTTTCTCTctctatctccccccccccccattgaaaaatTGACGACCCTGATTCGAtcattttcgattttttattttttactcaattttGGCCCTAAGACATAAAACAAAATCCGATTATATCCATTTCCAGCAAATTCGCCGAGACATATTCATCACGTCATTCAACCGTGTGAATATCAAACATTTCATGCTTAacgctattttaaatttttctattatctTTTTTAAGTTTCCAGGACAGAAATTTCACGCTCTTGATTCAAAGCTGTAtacaaggggaggggggggggggtcttagagCTCAACACCGCCCCTCCctcgaaaagttcggtttgacatttaaatgttcgttaatatttaaaaattcccaaaaaatattgttccaaaactcaaatgtctttcatatgtatattagtTGCATAAAACGCTTTTAGTGAGTCAAGGCTGGTTTTCAATAATGTACTACCTTCCGCAAAAatccgcatgaaagttttaaagcctgaaattattttctggttacggccctgtctTGATTCTGCTGTGAATGTCAGAAAATAGTAACAACAAGActgaaaggatattttttcaattaataggGTTACAAATAGGGGCCAAAATAAATGTTGAATCCTAGATTCCTTTAGTAAAACCCCTTCATGTCTACCGTtcatatgaaaataaattaaagtattattgttttgaaaacatttaaatagtttattttgccTTTATAAAGttgttgattttatatttactttttagcgcaaagttatttatttgttcgttcattttatttttcatctctttatgtaattattattttcttgattGACTGAGTAATTTACGTTTTCATTCCAAAGAGAAGCTACTGAAAATTAATTAGCATGTTCTAAACTCAAAAATGTCTTCTGAggttaaattaaaactaaaatttttttttttgtgtataatgGAAGCTGAGTGAACATTTGTCAGTAAGAAGGAAGGGGCATCCCCTCCtcccattttttatttcaatgtcatTTTAACTTCGATAGTTTTTATTTTCGGATCTATATGACGTTGAACAGTTCTATATTAATTacgtgtaacatttttttttctgatgttcgTGTATGTAGGGCGATAGAGATGATGATGGGTAGCACTTTGTTATTAAAGTATCAGGCGATCTACTGCCTTAGTTATCTAGTTGCTCAGTAGATGTCTCCACTAAAAGGAATTGTCTTTACATGTAGTTTatgtagcgccatctattgaataGCTAGTTAACTAGAATGATAGATCGCCCTCTACATTATTAacagtacttttttttctgaaactatgcTAGTAATAAATGAAAGGGCATTCTGTGGTCattacttgaatttaaatttctGTTAGTACAATAATTAGTGTGCTAATTCTTAATTTCAtgacatggaaaaaaatattcatcaatattaattaataattcattGCTTACATTAATTCCTCTCATTTCTGGTATGTTTTAGAACAGCTATGCCAAATGTTTCTTAATGTtgtgaaatacatattttttcaaatagcgTACTTGTATGTATGTTTGAGCTTGCTTGTATGTATTAACTTGCATGTGTATACCTGAAGCATGTATTCACTTTCGGAGTAAATAACAATTTATGTAACTATTAATGTGTATTCTTTGGTTTTGTTGACTATTTCATATTACAGCTCTAAAGTTGCATCAAAAGACTTCCTTAAGCATAATTGAAGATGAACTTGAAAAAGACAAAGTTATTTGCTCTCAACTGTTGTCAGAAGTTAATAGGATGGAACAAGAAATAAATGAGCAGCGTTTAAAGAAAAGTTCATTTTCTTATGTAAGCATCACTTTGGTCTACATCAGGGGTTTTCAACCTGGAAAGCGCGCCCCCTAGAACGGCGTAGAATAATTTCAAGGGAGGCTTGAATCTGTATGAACataaatgtaaaaagtaaaacttccgataatattttgttaaatttgggGATcacatgcatatattttcatcgttTTCGCTTTTTTGCAGTTTTCATTCATATGTCTTCATGAAAAACTGGATTTACTGCATTAGCATACATCAAGTCAAAATATCGAGAAAGGCATTGAAAGTAACCTTAAATGCCTTTTATCACAGTTGCAACCTAATCAAGGGGAAATAGTGGTAGTCCtcccattgaaattgtaaaattcacTAGTATTATACCAACTTCACCTAgattttaaattacttgaaatttgTATTTAATTCTTCGATTTCTTGTGTTCTAATAGTAAtagattcaaaataaaattacttgaagtaatttttaattgtttagaaAAACTCAtctgtatttttattaataaccaGATTCAGCTGCAAGTTCTGATTTTCCAGTTATTCTACTTGCATTGACCACATTGCATAAGCACTTGATTTTAGATCATGGACCTTGACTACAAATGGTAGTGAAAATAACGGGGCGGGGAGGAGGCGTGGCCCTACATTGATTCTCAAAGTGGGCGCATAGCTTTAAAAGGTTGAGACCCCCCTGGTCTATATAACAGATTTTTTTCGTCTTTtgtgtctgaattttatttagttttcatatCATCTATTGATAGGCagaagaactgaaattattgcgAGAAGAAAATCGCAAACTAAGAATTGAGTGCAATTGCTTACTAATGGAAGTTGATATGTCCAGCAATACTCCGAGTAAGTTTCGTTTCTGTGTTTATCCTCTCTGATTATGTGCTTAAGTATTCAATTGTctcaaattattttatacttacaatttttTAGGTACTCATAATAGCGTTTGGTATACTAGTAACCACATAACAAAGTTTATAGAGTAAGGGCTGGTTTTGCCAAATGCTAAAAAATGTTTATCTTCTTCTGagaaaatttttgccaaaaaagagAGCACTTACATAATTGATCATTGAGCTATCGGTCTACCAGGGTGAGAAGAGGCACAAAGCGGGGGGCGGAGAGGCAAAGATGACTCATTTTCTGCAGAATTCTTGAATGAAATCCTAGATATTAAAGAAAGTACTTCTGCAGAAATCCTGAAGTAATTTCAACAGACAGGGCCCAAGTATTACACGGGGCTAGGTCCTTGTTACTTaaagattgaataaataaataacaaatcgAACGGACAATCCAGAAGTTGAGGTAGGGAGGAGGGGGAAGGGGTGATTGCTGAACGGAAACTCAGGCCCTGgtccaggcccgtcatttggaacatttgcaggggggggggggggtcaaagagtTTTTATGCGCTGTAAATTTTATCGAAACAATAAAAGCCAAGCCCACATATTTATGAAAACGATATTTTTTCAAAGCCAGGGAAGGGGCAATTGACCCCTAAATGACGAGTCTGCCCTGCCTTGATCCAAGATTTTCACAGTCGGACTCTGTcggcagatttctttaaattataaaagAATCTCTCAGATTCTGCAAATGACGCGTGTTTGGCTAAAAGCTCgacatttttgcacaaaaaaatcattataatgcTTTTGCAAAATCGCTAATGCATCATGCTGGACATTTGGCGACACATATCCTTGAATTATTAGCGATTTTGTGTAAACATCACATATTTTTCGTGCGAAAACGTTGAGTTTTGAGCCGAAAAATCTTCGTTTGTGGGAAGATCAGATTTACTACTTTAGTTTTTAGGAGTGTGCAGAAATTGTGCAAAATGTATGCAGTTTTTTGCTTCATAATATAAAGGTATCTGCGAACAACGGTGGAATCAGTAGAAATTCCGTACAGCTTTTGATAAAATTATGCACATTTCTCATggttcgttcatttaaaaaaaaaaaaacctgtaaactGTTTGAGTTAAAGAGTTTTATTTTCAAGTGATTGGAAACTTAGTTTGAAATGTGTCTTTCATCCTtgaattttgttgttgtttttgaaaagtttattaaaaagtcttttttttttagccgccattttttgcagtttttccgGTTTTATTTGCATACTTGGAAAGTTCAATTTAATTCTGTAAAATCCAATAATtttgggaaacttttttttcttttaaaaaatcagtgtCAAATTTAGTGCACTGAAGGAATGTACGTTTTTTTCTGTTTCACTTAActgaatttttgcaattaaaaactcATTTGCTAAAAATCTCAGTTTTGGAAGTTTGCCAAAAGCAAGTTCGTAGTACTTCGCTAATAATGTCATGCaaggtttgaaatttcaatccttttacatcttctgaatttttctattattttaaaagttgggACCTATTCTAACATTTGCTACCTTTAATTTGCTTatgttattttccattttaaccgtttctttatttttaaacttgacTCTAAAGTTATTGTATGATCGACTACAGCTATCAACGCCGTTATTTACTGAATCAACTGCTTCAAATAGTGGCCCTCTTGAATCGCATATGAATAAAAACTATGTATTAGATGCCAAACTTTTGTGATCATTAACGACTCAAAAACATGTCTTTTATGAAgcaaacacttttttgaaaaatatttcaacatacaTGTTTTCTAAtagtgcaaaatttttgaaatgaattttttttttttttttttcattgaagctTTTATAGTTTGGTGTAAAGAGTTTTGTTTAATGCTGAAACTTTCATATGAACTGAAACTGAATCAgcacttattattttattgttgttatGAAGTTCACGCTTTTAAATAGTCCTGACTAGTCCTTGAAGaagcacattttattttttaaaaagtctttgaatgctaattaaaaaaagtttacaatcTTGTGTACAAACCATGTTTCTTTAGAAAATTTGTTTCCTTTGACTGTCTACCCCTGCTTTATGTCTTTTGCCCGCCCTGTCTAATCGATCACTCAATGATCGGCTACATAAGTGGTctcttattcaaaatttttccttgTAGATTATAACCAACATTTTTGTATAGCCAGTTCTTGTGTCTTAATGAAAACATGAAAGTGTTAAAggtttatacttttatttaactGAAATGCACTCGATCAAGTTTCTtcgtttattattaattttctcaattttgttttctGAACTAAGCTGCATTGTTTTTTGAACAACTGTCTTACTAGAAGCATTTTAATGATCTGGCAATCAGAACTTTTTGGAAGGGAATGTATATTTTCTATACGTATAGCTGTTTTCTCCTTGAAATTCTTTTAGTTTCTCTTTGCTGGGGAGTcataagaaaaataatgaaactttaaaatttgcaaaGTGGTGTAATTTATTATTCTTCAATCatcattaatttcaattttactctTAAATTTGTAGAGAAGATAAATAATCTCCTAACATGTTTTATAAATGAGCTAAACTTGTTTAGTTCAGAAATGGAGAATGAGAGGAGTATGTAAAAGACAAATAAAACATTGTTCTGCAGTACTGCTTTAATGCAGTACTGTCCGCCTCTGGCGAGTTGAGCTCCGCTGGCCagccgattaaacgattccatttgttgaaacgGGGTGAGGAAACATGGCTGAAGTTCAAAAGGCttaatggtagcccaactctgtgcctaacaattcctcttcttactgattgctctcccttgaaagaaatggacttgctcaaggccatagctcaacttctcagaggcggACAGTGCTTTCAGATCGAATATCAACAATTGAAAACTAAGCATTAAATTTGTAGCATCACatccaatatttttacatttcatttcaaaagatGGTGTTGCAAAAAtgagtgattaaaaattaaatcttatATTAGCAGATAGATAACATACTGAGTAATCTAGTTTATGTTACATTGTTACGTGACTAAAGTGAAATTAATGAAATGAGTGCTGTTTTGTAATAAtatgttattaaacaatattttcattaGTTCCTTTAGGTGTAACTGATGAAGACTTTTACTCAAACATTTTCACGGGACCAAATGGTACTATTTCTTCTTTGTCACTGcgtagtatgtatttttttttaatgatgtttatttatttatttttttaattattgaattttaagCCTGTGTGGTTAGTTAGAGAAATTTTGTTAGGTTCTGGATAGTTATGGAAACATAGTTTAATTTCAGTCATTTGAAAATGACTTACTTTCACCCACGGGGCGGATACGGACAAGCattttatcggggggggggggggatcatgctgAAACATATGGTGTTTTAGGTACGATaaatttctgacactgtttgGGTCTTGATACAAAGTACCAAATTGGCGGGGAAGAAGGTGCCTAGTATGTCACAaactttttgaattaatatcagaagcattgaaaggaaaaattatctttactaataataaagccgaaagtctggatatctgtctggatgtcctgatgtctatgacgcgcatagcgcctagaccgtttggccagttttcatgaaatttggcacagaattagtttttagcataggggtgtgcacctcggagtgattttttgaaaattcgattttgttcttttttttattccaattttaagaaaattttactgcgcaaatgatcataacgtggacgagtaaattacaaaattatcataacgtggaaccgtaacatgggcgaccaAATTAACGTAGCGAATTGgtaagaaattcatcatccattatttgtaaatatacaggcgaaccaaatgaccttttaactttctactatgggtaaagccgtgtgggtaccgctagtttcaaatatttactgaaacaaataattaataattaaaaagtatCTCAGAAAACACTTACATTTCattcataaagtatttgaacATAATGTGTTATAATGCATTTGCATGATACTCTATATCCATCCATCTTGtttgcaattattaaattataatcacATACAACACTCATCGTTGTATAATGTTGTCAGCGGTTTAGGGGATCATGAACTCCAAGACCCTCCCCCTGTAACTTGAACCTCCATCAATGTATGTGACGTAATGCAAATGATGACTTAGAGATGATGCTTTACTGTCGTCGTACAAGATAACGTTGAAGGCAATGACTTCAGTTATCTCTATTTATTTCAATTGTGTTATTTGTCTTTTATATATGCTtgtgttttctcttttttatttctgcCCTTTTATTACTTTgtcaaagaaagaagaagaaatgtaaaaaaagctTGTGCTGGTACTTCATGTAATAGTTGATATTATCTTGTTCATTTCCCTTATACAGTAAAGCATTGTTTATTTGTCATTTCTAGGATTGGATTAAAGCAACTTATAAATATAAAAGACCCATAATCAAATGTTACAGTTATTTTTACAAGTTTAACCCAGAagtattattttattccaatataacAGTTTTGAGGTTCTTATCAAGTTCTTTGTGTAATTAGCAAgaattattttgtaaaagtttttatacTAAAAACAATTAATGAATTTGGAATTATAATGCTTAGGAATGTGAAATAAGTCAAATATGTATTGTTTATACTGGATActtatttttcaatgtatattttttcgttttgtattttttacttgaTCTGGGATACCGAAATGATTTTACCCCTCTAAAAAAACCGAGAAAGATAGTCAAGCAGAAAATGTTTGCCCTCTAAGAAGGGGAAAGCAACGTATACCGTATATTTCCCAATGTATAATCGGTGCTCTTTTGCACTAAAAGAAATCTGAATGATTCAGAACTTTATGACAATGacacataaatgttaaaaatgtgtaatcaagcaatattttaataaatttatatttgctGCAGAAATATTTTGCTAATTTTTGCACAGTATGAAAAAATGTATGTTTGCCGCTGAGGAAATTAGATGTTTGTATTGGCATTTTGAATGAATTAGTAgagcattattttgagaaaaattggAGATACATCAGATTTTATTGATTATCCTTGAGCTACTCTGATTAGTTTTCCTATGAATACAAAAGCATTTGTTCATTTTGGTTTCTTGAAAATACATTTAGTTATGTTAGAGTTTCTTCTCTAATCTTCTGCTAATCTTTGCCAATTAACAACGAATTTATTTTACATAGATGTGCCAAATTtgaatttaagttctaaaaatgccATGCCTGCTCACAAAAAAGAGGATGATGATGATGACGAAAAAAATAGATGGAGATGTAAAAAGTGCACATTTGCTAATTATCCTGCTttagaaaattgtgaaatgtgTGAACTACCTCGAAATTCaggtaaatatattattttaagtttcttatGTTGTGCAAAacatattttactgtattttacaaaaatgtattttaaattttatttttgttttagttttttattttatttaatttgtatgttagtgttttttaacaataatatcaaaattcattttatttcagttttaaagtgTGTTGCATAAtccttcatttgaattttttccccctcaTGAGGCAGTCAATACTATTCCTATTCTTCACTTTTCATTcaacacataaaaaataaaagtatttcttttaccttttttacctttttttttttttttttttgagttttaaaaaatttaagtagaataattacatttcttttattaatttttatcctGTTCTCTCATTTGTATCCTCTcagtttgtaaaaaatttcattgttttcattgAGTTTCGTTTTGTTATTAAGGGTAACTCCCTCATActttgtgtggttttttttttttttttatttttttttatttttttttttttaatctgccaGTAAACTTTGTACTTTTGactaaaataaactaaatcaaagaaaatatTCTATTACAACTTCTTACcttctactgtgtgtgtgtgtgtgtgttttttttttttttttcattttttcttttgtaaatataatgCTTCCACTGTAGTATTTTTTCACtgttagaatttttaaaattctcaaatttaCGAAGGTTTGAATGTCTAGTGGATAGTACCCAAGTGGTGCAGCTCATCATCTTAGATGTCCTCCCCCCTTTCTCATATGAAGAAATATCACTTTGCTCTTCACCATAGTGCTTCTTAAGAAATCTTTCTATTTTGAAATGATTGCCTTTTCGTCAGCTAAAGACACAGACAAATGCAATCTTATTTTGTggacattttcaaagaaaattgaatgcacatgtttcAAAATTACATAAATCCTTTTTATTGCCGGAAATAGTATTATGTGAGAAAAATAATAACGTTCTTGCTATTCTTCGGGCATACTTCTGTACTTTTCATGGATAACACAAAACTTTTCTTTTAGCTCTTAAAAACTTGTATGCCCA
This genomic interval carries:
- the LOC129228172 gene encoding TGF-beta-activated kinase 1 and MAP3K7-binding protein 2-like isoform X4, whose protein sequence is MTMACRDIANMHLFLEMKQMFPDLPEDTLRNYVFLYAKEYDKCVKLLQQESQNHFHQSQPFTDVYSSDTKSNHRKSDTLKTSIHQQNSPSFVPVTTDLFNQSNKMPNESSALYERQQSELLSGRSKSHAGVPHYPYISNLKVPFKTDIHSAPVIANHEKPFVDMYKQNQSSHSTSPQVFSSQDYQNRMMFSTTKEHTIESPMMPKAELSSIPSTKQSKRHAVELSITPSFPFQQQQINVVNNTVCATASHSSKPGRHTTSLNFQLQPQSSDQSPIEISTIPTNIQDPCNFRDFGSHVQISVGAQGATFTALRLQRPQSVPNQQSKFSTPLSPEHISCSTASSQPRDSKVYVFPSKIQPNSESTERNKFIKSINHGISKPFQDPAHLYDKDFQRVLNTDSERRPVYGYQLSQEYVEALKLHQKTSLSIIEDELEKDKVICSQLLSEVNRMEQEINEQRLKKSSFSYAEELKLLREENRKLRIECNCLLMEVDMSSNTPSVTDEDFYSNIFTGPNDVPNLNLSSKNAMPAHKKEDDDDDEKNRWRCKKCTFANYPALENCEMCELPRNSGSVERNSNYCSTAYLTLVPTSNNPPRRPVGSVQISVTRRAPSASKSVKLQLTHRRPR
- the LOC129228172 gene encoding TGF-beta-activated kinase 1 and MAP3K7-binding protein 2-like isoform X3; amino-acid sequence: MTMACRDIANMHLFLEMKQMFPDLPEDTLRNYVFLYAKEYDKCVKLLQQESQNHFHQSQPFTDVYSSDTKSNHRKSDTLKTSIHQQNSPSFVPVTTDLFNQSNKMPNESSALYERQQSELLSGRSKSHAGVPHYPYISNLKVPFKTDIHSAPVIANHEKPFVDMYKQNQSSHSTSPQVFSSQDYQNRMMFSTTKEHTIESPMMPKAELSSIPSTKQSKRHAVELSITPSFPFQQQQINVVNNTVCATASHSSKPGRHTTSLNFQLQPQSSDQSPIEISTIPTNIQDPCNFRDFGSHVQISVGAQGATFTALRLQRPQSVPNQQSKFSTPLSPEHISCSTASSQPRDSKVYVFPSKIQPNSESTERNKFIKSINHGISKPFQDPAHLYDKDFQRVLNTDSERRPVYGYQLSQEYVEALKLHQKTSLSIIEDELEKDKVICSQLLSEVNRMEQEINEQRLKKSSFSYAEELKLLREENRKLRIECNCLLMEVDMSSNTPIPLGVTDEDFYSNIFTGPNDVPNLNLSSKNAMPAHKKEDDDDDEKNRWRCKKCTFANYPALENCEMCELPRNSGSVERNSNYCSTAYLTLVPTSNNPPRRPVGSVQISVTRRAPSASKSVKLQLTHRRPR
- the LOC129228172 gene encoding TGF-beta-activated kinase 1 and MAP3K7-binding protein 2-like isoform X1, which produces MTMACRDIANMHLFLEMKQMFPDLPEDTLRNYVFLYAKEYDKCVKLLQQESQNHFHQSQPFTDVYSSDTKSNHRKSDTLKTSIHQQNSPSFVPVTTDLFNQSNKMPNESSALYERQQSELLSGRSKSHAGVPHYPYISNLKVPFKTDIHSAPVIANHEKPFVDMYKQNQSSHSTSPQVFSSQDYQNRMMFSTTKEHTIESPMMPKAELSSIPSTKQSKRHAVELSITPSFPFQQQQINVVNNTVCATASHSSKPGRHTTSLNFQLQPQSSDQSPIEISTIPTNIQDPCNFRDFGSHVQISVGAQGATFTALRLQRPQSVPNQQSKFSTPLSPEHISCSTASSQPRDSKVYVFPSKIQPNSESTERNKFIKSINHGISKPFQDPAHLYDKDFQRVLNTDSERRPVYGYQLSQEYVEALKLHQKTSLSIIEDELEKDKVICSQLLSEVNRMEQEINEQRLKKSSFSYAEELKLLREENRKLRIECNCLLMEVDMSSNTPIPLGVTDEDFYSNIFTGPNGTISSLSLRNVPNLNLSSKNAMPAHKKEDDDDDEKNRWRCKKCTFANYPALENCEMCELPRNSGSVERNSNYCSTAYLTLVPTSNNPPRRPVGSVQISVTRRAPSASKSVKLQLTHRRPR
- the LOC129228172 gene encoding TGF-beta-activated kinase 1 and MAP3K7-binding protein 2-like isoform X2: MTMACRDIANMHLFLEMKQMFPDLPEDTLRNYVFLYAKEYDKCVKLLQQESQNHFHQSQPFTDVYSSDTKSNHRKSDTLKTSIHQQNSPSFVPVTTDLFNQSNKMPNESSALYERQQSELLSGRSKSHAGVPHYPYISNLKVPFKTDIHSAPVIANHEKPFVDMYKQNQSSHSTSPQVFSSQDYQNRMMFSTTKEHTIESPMMPKAELSSIPSTKQSKRHAVELSITPSFPFQQQQINVVNNTVCATASHSSKPGRHTTSLNFQLQPQSSDQSPIEISTIPTNIQDPCNFRDFGSHVQISVGAQGATFTALRLQRPQSVPNQQSKFSTPLSPEHISCSTASSQPRDSKVYVFPSKIQPNSESTERNKFIKSINHGISKPFQDPAHLYDKDFQRVLNTDSERRPVYGYQLSQEYVEALKLHQKTSLSIIEDELEKDKVICSQLLSEVNRMEQEINEQRLKKSSFSYAEELKLLREENRKLRIECNCLLMEVDMSSNTPSVTDEDFYSNIFTGPNGTISSLSLRNVPNLNLSSKNAMPAHKKEDDDDDEKNRWRCKKCTFANYPALENCEMCELPRNSGSVERNSNYCSTAYLTLVPTSNNPPRRPVGSVQISVTRRAPSASKSVKLQLTHRRPR
- the LOC129228172 gene encoding TGF-beta-activated kinase 1 and MAP3K7-binding protein 2-like isoform X5 is translated as MTMACRDIANMHLFLEMKQMFPDLPEDTLRNYVFLYAKEYDKCVKLLQQESQNHFHQSQPFTDVYSSDTKSNHRKSDTLKTSIHQQNSPSFVPVTTDLFNQSNKMPNESSALYERQQSELLSGRSKSHAGVPHYPYISNLKVPFKTDIHSAPVIANHEKPFVDMYKQNQSSHSTSPQVFSSQDYQNRMMFSTTKEHTIESPMMPKAELSSIPSTKQSKRHAVELSITPSFPFQQQQINVVNNTVCATASHSSKPGRHTTSLNFQLQPQSSDQSPIEISTIPTNIQDPCNFRDFGSHVQISVGAQGATFTALRLQRPQSVPNQQSKFSTPLSPEHISCSTASSQPRDSKVYVFPSKIQPNSESTERNKFIKSINHGISKPFQDPAHLYDKDFQRVLNTDSERRPVYGYQLSQEYVEALKLHQKTSLSIIEDELEKDKVICSQLLSEVNRMEQEINEQRLKKSSFSYAEELKLLREENRKLRIECNCLLMEVDMSSNTPIPLGVTDEDFYSNIFTGPNGTISSLSLRNVPNLNLSSKNAMPAHKKEDDDDDEKNRWRCKKCTFANYPALENCEMCELPRNSGSFFDES